Proteins from one Catenuloplanes atrovinosus genomic window:
- the map gene encoding type I methionyl aminopeptidase, producing MIELKSADEIDRMAVTGQFVGELLAELSRVAAVSVNLMDVERHARRRIEERGAESCYWDYAPSFGRGPFRNVLCLSVNDAVLHGLPHDYVLRDGDLLTIDMAVGIDGWVADSALSFVVGTPDPADLTLIEATEVALEAAIAAAQPGGRLGDVSAAIGEVARSYGYGVNGEFGGHGIGRTMHEDPHVSNSGRPGRGMKLEPGLTIAIEPWFCRSTDKIRYDADGWTIRSADGSRTAHSEHTVAITPSGPRVLTRRPAPETTPADSTGRPAAAA from the coding sequence GTGATCGAGCTCAAGTCGGCCGACGAGATCGACCGGATGGCGGTGACCGGCCAGTTCGTGGGGGAGCTGCTGGCCGAGCTGAGCCGGGTCGCCGCGGTCAGCGTCAACCTGATGGACGTCGAGCGCCACGCGCGGCGGCGGATCGAGGAGCGCGGTGCCGAGTCGTGCTACTGGGACTACGCGCCGTCGTTCGGGCGCGGCCCGTTCCGCAACGTGCTGTGCCTGTCGGTCAACGACGCGGTGCTGCACGGGCTGCCGCACGACTACGTGCTGCGCGACGGCGACCTGCTCACCATCGACATGGCGGTCGGCATCGACGGCTGGGTCGCCGACTCCGCGCTCTCGTTCGTGGTCGGCACGCCCGACCCGGCGGACCTGACGCTGATCGAGGCCACCGAGGTCGCGCTGGAGGCCGCGATCGCCGCCGCCCAGCCCGGCGGCCGGCTCGGCGACGTCTCGGCCGCGATCGGCGAGGTCGCCCGCTCGTACGGCTACGGCGTCAACGGCGAGTTCGGCGGGCACGGCATCGGCCGCACCATGCACGAGGACCCGCACGTGTCGAACAGCGGCCGGCCCGGTCGCGGCATGAAGCTGGAGCCCGGCCTGACCATCGCGATCGAGCCCTGGTTCTGCCGTTCCACCGATAAGATCCGGTACGACGCGGACGGCTGGACGATCCGCTCGGCCGACGGCTCGCGCACCGCCCACTCCGAGCACACGGTCGCCATCACCCCGTCCGGCCCGCGCGTGCTGACCCGTCGTCCCGCGCCCGAAACCACCCCCGCGGACTCCACCGGACGGCCGGCCGCGGCCGCCTGA
- a CDS encoding Kinesin light chain 2: MPDERPVDMLRQRLRRLHTSAGLPKAESLKDHAHRRGHRVSRSALAAVTGGSGGMRWATVEAFIDGCAGYAASRQRPIAAQELTMTAWRELYERAFPRPRGTARDASRTRIGTVPPPADGHQPRASARGIAARPGRWVLTGPGGAGKTQAAAHLAEELWRGREIDLLIWIRAGSQEQIISGYGRAAAELGRPLPDALADDGRRWLVVLDDVTDAADLDGLLPPPDGRTVITTRLPAAAVPGRDVPLDAFTRTEARDFLRTRLARRPDLADDPDGVAGDLGGLPLAVALAGAVIVEEALPCSWYRRRLAARGTGVHREPDRAVAASLALAVEAADRARPAGLATPLLALCAVLDPAAIPVPVLLTRAARDWLCTHAAAANPLDPDEVRAGLRRLHRFGLVTADDAAAALHPLVRRLLLDDLSAAELADAATAAADATLAAWPDREPDPGYACRLRAGVDALLGAAGDAVALHPVRARACHSRGTSGDPAGAAAACARLAADAARLLGPDHPRALLARGNAARWLGESGDAAGAVAAYEVLTAESAQVFGAHHANTWTCRSNLAYARGMAGDAAGAVTAFAGLLAECEAVLGPEHPGTASVRANLARWRSGRTP; encoded by the coding sequence GTGCCCGACGAGCGCCCGGTGGACATGTTGCGGCAGCGACTCCGCCGCCTGCACACCAGCGCGGGACTCCCGAAGGCGGAGAGCCTGAAGGACCACGCGCACCGCCGGGGGCACCGGGTCAGCCGATCAGCGCTCGCGGCGGTCACCGGCGGGTCCGGCGGCATGCGGTGGGCCACGGTGGAGGCGTTCATCGACGGTTGCGCCGGCTACGCGGCCAGCCGGCAACGGCCGATCGCGGCACAGGAGCTGACCATGACCGCCTGGCGCGAGCTCTACGAACGAGCCTTCCCCCGGCCGCGCGGCACCGCCCGGGACGCGAGCCGGACCCGGATCGGCACGGTGCCCCCGCCGGCCGACGGGCACCAGCCGCGCGCGTCCGCCCGGGGCATCGCGGCGCGGCCGGGCCGCTGGGTGCTGACCGGGCCGGGCGGCGCGGGCAAGACCCAGGCGGCCGCGCACCTGGCCGAGGAGCTGTGGCGCGGGCGCGAGATCGACCTGCTGATCTGGATCAGGGCCGGTTCCCAGGAGCAGATCATCAGCGGGTACGGCCGGGCCGCCGCCGAGCTGGGCCGGCCGCTGCCGGACGCGCTCGCCGACGACGGCCGCCGCTGGCTGGTGGTGCTGGACGACGTCACGGACGCGGCCGACCTGGACGGGCTGCTGCCGCCGCCGGACGGCCGCACCGTGATCACCACGCGCCTGCCGGCCGCCGCGGTGCCGGGCCGGGACGTGCCGCTGGACGCGTTCACCCGGACCGAGGCGCGGGACTTCCTGCGTACCCGGCTGGCCCGCCGCCCGGACCTCGCGGACGACCCGGACGGCGTCGCCGGGGACCTGGGCGGCCTGCCGCTCGCGGTGGCGCTGGCCGGCGCGGTCATCGTGGAGGAGGCGCTGCCCTGCTCCTGGTACCGGCGGCGGCTGGCCGCGCGCGGCACCGGCGTGCACCGCGAGCCGGACCGCGCGGTCGCGGCCTCGCTGGCCCTGGCGGTCGAGGCCGCGGACCGGGCGCGCCCGGCCGGGCTGGCCACCCCGCTGCTGGCGCTGTGCGCGGTGCTCGACCCGGCCGCGATCCCGGTGCCGGTGCTGCTCACCCGCGCGGCCCGGGACTGGCTGTGCACGCACGCGGCCGCGGCGAACCCGCTGGACCCGGACGAGGTCCGCGCCGGGCTGCGCCGCCTGCACCGGTTCGGGCTGGTCACCGCGGACGACGCCGCGGCGGCACTGCATCCGCTGGTCCGGCGGCTGCTGCTGGACGACCTGTCCGCGGCGGAACTGGCGGACGCGGCCACTGCGGCGGCGGACGCCACGCTCGCGGCCTGGCCGGACCGGGAGCCGGACCCCGGATACGCGTGCCGCCTGCGCGCCGGCGTGGACGCGCTGCTCGGCGCGGCCGGCGACGCGGTGGCGCTGCACCCGGTGCGGGCGCGCGCCTGTCACAGCCGGGGCACGTCCGGCGACCCGGCCGGTGCCGCCGCGGCCTGCGCGCGCCTGGCCGCGGACGCCGCCCGGCTGCTCGGCCCGGACCATCCGCGGGCGCTGCTGGCCCGCGGCAACGCGGCGCGCTGGCTGGGCGAGTCCGGCGACGCGGCCGGCGCGGTGGCCGCGTACGAGGTGCTGACCGCGGAGTCGGCGCAGGTGTTCGGCGCGCACCACGCGAACACGTGGACGTGCCGCAGCAACCTCGCGTACGCGCGCGGGATGGCCGGAGACGCCGCCGGTGCGGTGACCGCGTTCGCGGGCCTGCTGGCGGAGTGCGAGGCGGTGCTCGGTCCCGAGCATCCGGGCACCGCCTCCGTACGCGCGAACCTGGCCCGCTGGCGCTCCGGCCGCACCCCGTAG
- a CDS encoding Ig-like domain-containing protein yields the protein MRRTASAAVTALLVAGLLTVPASAAQARKGDRTPPRLKVTSYSMQDNRLTVAVAASDASGVRAVSLLVRGKIVATDTTAPYQLSADLSAYPGEVKWKVRAIDRRGNDRVSEERKSRVKPRPDRNRPRPAPSVSPSVSPTVTPTVSPTVSPTGTAEPEPTETVEPQPTGTVEPQPTETD from the coding sequence ATGCGCAGAACCGCATCCGCCGCCGTCACCGCCCTGCTCGTCGCCGGGCTGCTGACGGTTCCCGCCTCGGCCGCCCAGGCCCGCAAGGGCGACCGCACGCCGCCGCGGCTGAAGGTCACGTCCTACTCGATGCAGGACAACCGGCTCACGGTCGCGGTCGCCGCCTCCGACGCGTCCGGCGTCCGAGCGGTGTCGCTGCTGGTCCGCGGCAAGATCGTCGCCACCGACACCACCGCGCCGTACCAGCTCTCGGCCGACCTGTCCGCGTACCCGGGCGAGGTCAAGTGGAAGGTCCGCGCCATCGACCGCCGCGGGAACGACCGCGTCAGCGAGGAGCGCAAGTCCCGGGTCAAGCCGCGCCCGGACCGCAACCGGCCGCGCCCGGCACCGTCGGTCTCGCCCTCGGTGTCCCCGACCGTGACGCCGACCGTGTCGCCGACGGTGTCCCCGACCGGCACGGCCGAGCCGGAGCCGACCGAGACGGTCGAGCCGCAGCCGACCGGGACCGTCGAGCCGCAGCCGACCGAGACGGACTGA
- a CDS encoding NADP-dependent oxidoreductase yields MKAIRYHEFGGAGVLRREEVERPVPGAGQVLVKVAATSFNPVDDHIRLGVLAELIPTPLPITPGLDVAGTVAELGEGVDGLRVGDPVIGMFPLDVHGGAAEYAVIAADLVAAAPRSLTLADAAALPLTGLAARQAAIELAGIEAGQTVLVNGAGGAVGGIVVQLAADAGATVTAVDDLRHADRLRGYGAAHVTGPLDLDAGPAAVGGPFDVVVNHVRLAPEDLARLTAYAADGGTIVSSAGPVPADESRSVRTAGVWVGPHGGHLADLVDRVDRGRLRLHVVDRRPLDDLPAVHRDAATGTLPGKTVILVG; encoded by the coding sequence ATGAAGGCGATTCGATACCACGAGTTCGGCGGCGCCGGCGTGCTGCGCCGGGAGGAGGTGGAGCGTCCGGTGCCCGGCGCCGGTCAGGTGCTGGTCAAGGTGGCCGCCACCTCGTTCAACCCGGTCGACGACCACATCCGGCTGGGCGTGCTCGCCGAGCTGATCCCCACGCCGCTGCCGATCACTCCGGGCCTGGACGTGGCCGGCACGGTCGCGGAGCTCGGCGAGGGCGTCGACGGGCTGCGGGTGGGCGATCCGGTGATCGGGATGTTCCCGCTGGACGTGCACGGCGGCGCCGCGGAGTACGCGGTGATCGCGGCCGACCTGGTGGCCGCCGCGCCGCGCAGTCTCACGCTGGCCGACGCGGCCGCACTGCCGCTGACCGGGCTGGCCGCGCGCCAGGCCGCGATCGAGCTGGCCGGGATCGAGGCCGGCCAGACCGTGCTGGTCAACGGCGCGGGCGGCGCGGTGGGTGGCATCGTGGTGCAGCTCGCGGCGGATGCCGGCGCGACCGTGACCGCGGTCGACGACCTCCGGCACGCCGACCGGCTGCGCGGCTACGGGGCGGCGCACGTGACCGGCCCGCTCGACCTGGACGCGGGCCCGGCGGCCGTGGGCGGGCCGTTCGACGTGGTGGTCAACCATGTCCGGCTGGCGCCCGAGGACCTGGCGAGGCTGACCGCGTACGCGGCGGACGGCGGCACGATCGTCAGCTCCGCCGGTCCGGTCCCGGCCGACGAGTCCCGGTCGGTGCGCACCGCCGGCGTGTGGGTCGGCCCGCACGGCGGCCACCTGGCCGACCTGGTCGACCGCGTGGACCGGGGCCGGCTCCGGCTGCACGTCGTGGACCGCCGCCCGCTGGACGACCTGCCGGCCGTGCACCGCGACGCGGCCACCGGCACGCTGCCCGGCAAGACCGTCATCCTCGTCGGCTGA
- a CDS encoding MarR family winged helix-turn-helix transcriptional regulator, whose amino-acid sequence MTGAPRWLDDEQQQLWQDLLTVVIGLPALLDRQMQRDEGISHFEYSVLARLSMTETLTMRLSDLAAQCNSTLPRLSKVMVRFEQHAWVTRHPDPDNGRYTLATLTEAGLAKVVRSAPAHVEQVRRLVFDPLGTAQQRHLAAALARVAAPIRDRLDGR is encoded by the coding sequence ATGACCGGCGCACCCCGATGGCTCGACGACGAGCAGCAGCAGCTGTGGCAGGACCTGCTCACCGTGGTCATCGGCCTGCCGGCGTTGCTGGACCGCCAGATGCAGCGGGACGAGGGCATCTCCCACTTCGAGTACAGCGTGCTGGCCCGGCTCTCGATGACCGAGACGCTCACCATGCGGCTCAGCGACCTGGCCGCGCAGTGCAACAGCACGCTGCCCCGGCTGTCCAAGGTGATGGTCCGGTTCGAGCAGCACGCCTGGGTCACCCGGCACCCCGACCCGGACAACGGCCGGTACACGCTGGCCACGCTCACCGAGGCCGGCCTGGCGAAGGTCGTGCGGTCCGCGCCCGCCCACGTCGAGCAGGTCAGGCGGCTGGTCTTCGACCCGCTCGGCACCGCGCAGCAACGTCATCTCGCCGCCGCGCTGGCCCGCGTCGCCGCCCCGATCCGCGACCGGCTCGACGGCCGCTGA
- a CDS encoding helix-turn-helix transcriptional regulator, whose amino-acid sequence MDRPALAAFLRRRREAIRPADVGLPPGVRRRTPGLRREEVAGLAVMSVDYYNRLERGQSPQPSPSMLTALARALRLTRDERDYLFRVAGHPAPADHTRLAHVRPGLLHLLDRLTDTPALITTDLGEILAQNDLAIAVLGDLARGGGPEASWVYRWFTEPSVRGVFVADDHDTIGAALVADLRAVHAARGGDPVATAVVERLRARSADFARLWDRHDVRVKQLRHKRVAHPAVGVLDLDVELLDSDGRRLLLLTAAPGSETARKLDLLRVIGHQDLTVG is encoded by the coding sequence ATGGACCGTCCCGCGCTCGCCGCCTTCCTCCGCCGCCGGCGCGAGGCGATCCGGCCCGCCGACGTGGGGCTGCCGCCGGGCGTGCGCCGCCGCACACCCGGCCTGCGCCGCGAGGAGGTCGCCGGGCTCGCGGTCATGTCCGTCGACTACTACAACCGGCTGGAGCGGGGGCAGTCGCCGCAGCCGTCACCGTCGATGCTGACCGCGCTGGCCCGCGCGCTGCGACTGACCCGGGACGAGCGCGACTACCTGTTCCGGGTCGCCGGGCACCCGGCGCCCGCGGACCACACGCGGCTGGCGCACGTCCGCCCCGGGCTGCTGCACCTGCTCGATCGGCTCACCGACACGCCCGCGCTGATCACCACGGACCTCGGCGAGATCCTGGCACAGAACGACCTGGCGATCGCGGTCCTCGGCGACCTGGCGCGCGGCGGCGGCCCGGAGGCGTCCTGGGTGTACCGCTGGTTCACCGAGCCGAGCGTGCGCGGCGTGTTCGTCGCCGACGATCATGACACGATCGGCGCCGCGCTGGTCGCGGACCTGCGCGCGGTGCACGCGGCCCGCGGCGGCGACCCGGTCGCCACCGCGGTCGTGGAGCGCCTGCGGGCGCGCAGCGCCGACTTCGCGCGGCTGTGGGACCGCCATGACGTGCGGGTGAAACAACTCCGGCACAAGCGCGTCGCGCACCCGGCCGTCGGCGTGCTGGACCTGGACGTGGAGCTACTGGACAGCGACGGCCGGCGGCTGCTCCTCCTGACCGCCGCGCCCGGCTCCGAGACCGCGCGGAAGCTGGACCTGCTGCGCGTGATCGGCCACCAGGACCTGACGGTCGGCTAG
- a CDS encoding amidohydrolase family protein, protein MTSRLLITGGTVLAGAPMHGEFRRADLLAEAGRIVGIGTFPPVTDAEMVDATGMLVLPGFVDAHAHLWEASMRGITAEWDLLDFLYGIRFHHASLHTPDDVYAGALAGALASLDAGTTTVLDHMHLPAHAEPGLRAVRDAGIRAVWASAPAAVRAAAAGGLTTDAGGLVTLAVAADEIGNAPWATTRAEYLFARERDLPLTAHLETIWGPVRAPEIEWLHRDGLLGPRQVFSHVNAASEDALRLLADHGAAVVSTPDTELQMGIGHPVLGRAAALGVPAALGSDIQANNGPDLFAAMRLARQAENGRAQRAVLDADGTGGLAGVPMSTREVLHAATLGGARALGLDHLAGSLEPGKQADVVLLRVDGIRHRPLTDPFATVVLHAGPGDVDSVFVAGRAVKRAGVLDGARRATGLVEAAWARLAERMDAAGGRHPHRPADLIARVVAQAAANAPAWA, encoded by the coding sequence ATGACCTCACGACTTCTGATCACCGGCGGTACGGTCCTGGCCGGTGCGCCGATGCACGGCGAGTTCCGCCGCGCCGACCTGCTCGCCGAGGCCGGCCGGATCGTCGGCATCGGCACGTTCCCACCGGTCACGGACGCGGAGATGGTGGACGCGACCGGCATGCTGGTGCTGCCCGGCTTCGTGGACGCGCACGCTCACCTGTGGGAGGCGTCGATGCGCGGCATCACGGCCGAGTGGGACCTGCTCGACTTCCTGTACGGCATCCGATTCCACCACGCGAGCCTGCACACGCCGGACGACGTCTACGCGGGCGCGCTGGCCGGCGCGCTGGCCTCCCTCGACGCCGGCACCACCACGGTGCTGGACCACATGCACCTGCCGGCGCACGCGGAGCCGGGACTGCGCGCGGTCCGGGACGCGGGCATCCGCGCGGTGTGGGCGAGCGCGCCGGCCGCGGTCCGGGCCGCGGCCGCCGGCGGGCTGACCACCGACGCCGGCGGCCTGGTCACGCTCGCGGTCGCGGCCGACGAGATCGGGAACGCGCCGTGGGCGACCACCCGCGCCGAGTACCTGTTCGCCCGCGAGCGGGACCTGCCGCTGACCGCGCACCTGGAGACGATCTGGGGCCCGGTACGCGCGCCGGAGATCGAGTGGCTGCACCGCGACGGGCTGCTCGGCCCGCGCCAGGTGTTCTCGCACGTCAACGCGGCATCCGAGGACGCGCTGCGGCTGCTGGCCGACCACGGCGCCGCGGTGGTGTCCACGCCGGACACCGAGCTGCAGATGGGCATCGGCCACCCGGTGCTCGGCCGCGCCGCCGCGCTCGGCGTGCCGGCCGCGCTGGGCAGCGACATCCAGGCGAACAACGGGCCGGACCTGTTCGCCGCGATGCGCCTGGCCCGGCAGGCGGAGAACGGCCGCGCCCAGCGCGCGGTGCTGGACGCGGACGGCACCGGCGGGCTGGCCGGCGTGCCGATGAGCACCCGCGAGGTGCTGCACGCGGCCACGCTGGGCGGCGCGCGGGCGCTCGGCCTGGATCACCTGGCCGGCTCGCTGGAGCCGGGCAAGCAGGCGGACGTGGTGCTGCTGCGGGTGGACGGCATCCGGCACCGGCCGCTGACCGACCCGTTCGCCACGGTCGTGCTGCACGCCGGGCCGGGCGACGTGGACTCGGTGTTCGTGGCGGGCCGCGCGGTGAAGCGGGCCGGCGTGCTGGACGGCGCGCGGCGCGCCACCGGCCTGGTGGAGGCCGCGTGGGCGCGGCTGGCCGAGCGGATGGACGCGGCCGGTGGCCGCCACCCGCACCGGCCGGCGGACCTGATCGCGCGGGTGGTGGCGCAGGCGGCCGCGAACGCCCCGGCCTGGGCCTGA
- a CDS encoding carboxylesterase family protein, giving the protein MITSTVGPDGSADDEPWTATPVRVAGGVLRARRERGLTVLRGVRYATAARFAEPVPEEPWTGERDALADVGVPPQPASRPTSGLGVITVGPLTEDCLRLTVATPAADDRRRPVLVFLHGGGYRSGGVAWGRYDPRRLAREGDAVVVSVGSRIGALGWLRLPGLAPGNLGLLDQLTALRWIRDNAAALGGDPDRITLVGHSSGAHAVACLIGVPAARGLFHRAIAQSPPLGLGLGSPAASARAAAAFVRRLGTDPRDATVAEIVAAQERTERDLAVRTLGGLVPAFMPVAGAEPLPAPDEWRDTAREGAKDLQVVVGTAERELAYFFRDTPLATVPGLQQASTARVFTRPAQRFAELLASGGARVHTYRVGAPGPSLPLRGAHCGELPWLFGTEADWAGAPILNGRSWAEVTADGAPMRAAWLRFAATGDPGWPADPARPHRF; this is encoded by the coding sequence ATGATCACCAGCACAGTCGGCCCGGATGGATCCGCGGATGACGAACCGTGGACGGCCACGCCGGTGCGCGTCGCCGGGGGCGTGCTACGCGCGCGCCGCGAGCGCGGCCTGACCGTGCTGCGCGGCGTCCGGTACGCCACCGCCGCCCGCTTCGCCGAGCCGGTACCGGAGGAGCCGTGGACCGGTGAGCGGGACGCGCTCGCGGACGTGGGCGTCCCGCCGCAGCCCGCGTCCCGCCCCACGTCCGGACTCGGCGTGATCACTGTCGGACCGCTGACCGAGGACTGCCTGCGGCTCACCGTGGCCACGCCGGCCGCGGACGACCGGCGCCGCCCGGTGCTGGTGTTCCTGCACGGCGGCGGCTACCGGTCCGGCGGCGTGGCCTGGGGCCGGTACGACCCGCGCCGTCTGGCCCGCGAGGGTGACGCCGTGGTGGTCAGCGTCGGCAGCCGGATCGGCGCGCTCGGCTGGCTGCGCCTGCCCGGCCTCGCGCCCGGCAACCTCGGGCTGCTCGACCAGCTGACCGCGCTGCGCTGGATCCGGGACAACGCCGCCGCGCTGGGCGGCGACCCGGACCGGATCACGCTGGTCGGCCACTCGTCCGGCGCGCACGCGGTCGCCTGCCTGATCGGCGTGCCGGCCGCGCGCGGCCTGTTCCACCGCGCGATCGCGCAGAGCCCGCCGCTCGGGCTGGGGCTCGGGTCCCCGGCCGCGTCCGCGCGGGCGGCCGCCGCGTTCGTGCGCCGGCTCGGCACCGACCCACGGGACGCGACCGTGGCGGAGATCGTGGCCGCGCAGGAGCGCACCGAGCGCGACCTCGCGGTGCGTACGCTCGGCGGCCTCGTGCCCGCGTTCATGCCGGTCGCCGGCGCCGAGCCGCTGCCCGCACCGGACGAGTGGCGCGACACCGCCCGCGAGGGCGCCAAGGACCTCCAGGTCGTCGTGGGTACGGCGGAGCGCGAACTCGCGTACTTCTTCCGCGACACGCCGCTGGCCACCGTGCCCGGCCTCCAGCAGGCGTCGACCGCGCGCGTGTTCACCCGCCCCGCGCAGCGCTTCGCGGAGCTGCTGGCTTCCGGCGGCGCGCGCGTGCACACGTACCGGGTCGGCGCGCCCGGCCCATCGCTGCCGCTGCGCGGTGCGCACTGCGGCGAGCTGCCGTGGCTGTTCGGCACGGAGGCGGACTGGGCGGGCGCGCCGATCCTGAACGGGCGCTCGTGGGCGGAGGTCACCGCGGACGGCGCGCCGATGCGAGCGGCCTGGCTGCGCTTCGCCGCCACCGGCGACCCCGGCTGGCCCGCCGACCCGGCCCGCCCGCACCGGTTCTGA
- a CDS encoding phosphatase PAP2 family protein produces the protein MWRRTITCGLLLTAAGSVILALAPTGAPAGPMVGGAGWPRWAVVAVAWAVPLLPVLFVPLLVLAIRPHPQRALPGLLVAAAGAALTLAIGSVLKDQFQGVRPCAAPGADRALLSCPPDWSYPSTISGLVAAVAVGVAVISRRLAVTAAVLAALCAAGRVLGGVHSVPDVLAGLVLGAAVAGALALWVPAAVRTPV, from the coding sequence ATGTGGCGTAGAACGATCACGTGCGGGCTACTCCTCACGGCGGCGGGCTCGGTCATTCTGGCGCTGGCACCGACCGGCGCGCCGGCCGGCCCGATGGTGGGCGGGGCCGGGTGGCCGCGGTGGGCGGTGGTGGCCGTGGCGTGGGCGGTGCCACTGCTGCCGGTGCTGTTCGTGCCGCTGCTGGTGCTGGCGATCCGGCCGCACCCGCAGCGCGCGCTGCCCGGTCTGCTGGTGGCCGCGGCCGGTGCCGCGCTCACGCTCGCGATCGGCTCGGTCCTCAAGGACCAGTTCCAGGGGGTACGCCCGTGCGCGGCGCCCGGCGCGGACCGCGCGCTGCTGTCCTGCCCGCCCGACTGGTCGTATCCGAGCACGATCTCCGGCCTGGTCGCGGCCGTCGCGGTCGGCGTGGCCGTGATCTCCCGCCGGCTGGCCGTGACCGCGGCCGTACTGGCGGCGCTGTGCGCGGCCGGGCGTGTGCTCGGCGGCGTGCACTCGGTGCCCGACGTGCTGGCCGGGCTGGTGCTGGGCGCGGCCGTCGCCGGCGCGCTGGCGCTCTGGGTGCCGGCTGCCGTCCGTACCCCCGTGTGA
- a CDS encoding HPF/RaiA family ribosome-associated protein: protein MTTAASPATVATCLRVGAGFSQGDRNWIAEQFATLDARLAAFDTDATELEVSVKDRAAKGQKVTLECWIAGRPKLVTTSTEEDLHAALNDVRDDLRRKLNDQKTRQEPRHNRHLREGRPEIEEPELIPAEGLPGQD from the coding sequence ATGACAACCGCCGCGAGCCCGGCCACCGTCGCCACCTGCCTGCGGGTCGGCGCCGGATTCTCCCAGGGGGACCGGAACTGGATCGCCGAGCAGTTCGCCACGCTGGACGCGCGCCTGGCCGCGTTCGACACCGACGCCACGGAGCTGGAGGTCTCGGTCAAGGACCGGGCCGCGAAGGGGCAGAAGGTGACGCTGGAGTGCTGGATCGCCGGCCGCCCGAAGCTGGTCACCACCTCCACCGAGGAGGACCTGCACGCGGCGCTGAACGACGTGCGCGACGACCTGCGCCGCAAGCTCAACGACCAGAAGACCCGCCAGGAGCCGCGGCACAACCGCCACCTGCGTGAGGGGCGCCCGGAGATCGAGGAGCCGGAGCTGATCCCGGCCGAGGGGCTGCCGGGGCAGGACTGA
- a CDS encoding winged helix-turn-helix domain-containing protein gives MADIPVTSLTIGIAATPDDRRRLARLLGDTEAFLIVSSVDQARQFLDIVGSPEATVVTVSSAASPATPLDAEAADRADRADLADGPTPAVAPAPLPGARTRAPEDSLTLRVDSDRRVLRWRDREVGLTPLEHDFLRCLVASPGQVWTYKRLHLEVWGNEHLGRGSDLHSVVRRIRRKLTWLGTSARIQSVRGVGFRYASH, from the coding sequence ATGGCGGACATCCCGGTAACGTCACTGACCATCGGCATCGCGGCCACGCCGGACGACCGCCGCCGGCTCGCCCGCCTCCTCGGCGACACCGAGGCCTTCCTGATCGTGTCCAGCGTCGACCAGGCCCGCCAGTTCCTCGACATCGTCGGCTCCCCCGAGGCCACGGTCGTCACGGTCTCGTCCGCCGCCTCCCCCGCGACCCCCCTCGACGCCGAGGCCGCCGACCGCGCCGACCGCGCCGATCTCGCCGACGGCCCCACGCCGGCGGTGGCCCCCGCCCCGCTCCCGGGCGCCCGCACGCGAGCACCGGAGGACTCCCTCACGCTGCGCGTCGACTCCGACCGGCGCGTGCTGCGCTGGCGGGACCGCGAGGTCGGCCTCACCCCGCTCGAACACGACTTCCTGCGCTGCCTGGTCGCCTCCCCCGGCCAGGTCTGGACCTACAAGCGCCTCCACCTCGAGGTCTGGGGCAACGAACACCTCGGCCGCGGCTCCGACCTCCACTCCGTCGTCCGCCGCATCCGCCGCAAACTCACCTGGCTCGGCACCTCCGCCCGCATCCAATCCGTCCGCGGCGTCGGCTTCCGCTACGCCTCCCACTGA
- a CDS encoding DUF2089 domain-containing protein, with protein MAERAMDWQELTNLTRGRAFVVERVRLAGGVAIEGGFELPQLAQLSAEDQVFVTAFVRCHGSIKEMERIFGVSYPTIKSRLNRISQALDFVETDPGPSRADVIERLRRGEITAQQALAELEDRR; from the coding sequence ATGGCGGAGCGGGCGATGGACTGGCAGGAGCTGACGAACCTGACGCGGGGGCGGGCGTTCGTCGTCGAGCGGGTGCGGCTGGCGGGGGGCGTGGCGATCGAGGGCGGGTTCGAGCTGCCGCAGCTCGCTCAGTTGAGCGCGGAGGATCAGGTCTTCGTCACCGCGTTCGTGCGGTGTCACGGCTCGATCAAGGAGATGGAGCGGATCTTCGGCGTCAGCTACCCGACGATCAAGTCGCGGCTGAACCGGATCTCGCAGGCGCTCGACTTCGTGGAGACCGATCCGGGGCCCTCGCGAGCCGACGTGATCGAGCGGCTGCGCCGGGGCGAGATCACGGCGCAGCAGGCACTGGCCGAGCTGGAGGACCGGCGATGA